From the genome of Gemmatimonas phototrophica, one region includes:
- a CDS encoding two-component system sensor histidine kinase NtrB codes for MRYTPAFPQDPIQEMLEPRRMLRWVWLARVVLACAILVAAVFVWNQAAPADTLVATLAFAMATLATVVSALYAEFERRRPLGVAFYAGQCALDLLLVTAVVHITGGWSSQFAALYILVIASASLLLPFRGGLVVAASACVLYSLDVLWLRPGTGTPFAGVGVQLSVFAVVAVGSGYLALRLRQAGTGREALAAQLVKVQLEAAEILRTIRSGILTVDAQGRLLYANPAATELLGLELRAFTGKPLLPTLIQVSPQLADLLERSARDGIRTTRAEGIIRRNGEEFEIGVTTTVADGTRPDGSVTATAIFQDISDSKRIQALHIRAERLQAVAELSASLAHEIRNPLASIRSATEQLARRYAPAPAGEDDDEAILHGLIVREADRLSRLLADFLDFARTRVMRLESLDVGALTHTAAMLAAAHPDRGPGVQVQVDVASDLPRLMGDEDLLHRAVFNLVLNAIQAVGTEGHVFVEVDRRAPEGVDGSSVAVTGALVAITVTDDGPGIPEELKDRLFEPFVSGKVGGTGLGLPVVHRAVEAHRGVVLVDRLPKGTRFSVVLPVTPATPPVSPAISSNPSGVIA; via the coding sequence GTGCGATATACCCCCGCGTTTCCGCAGGACCCCATTCAGGAGATGCTCGAGCCCCGGCGGATGCTCCGCTGGGTGTGGCTCGCGCGTGTTGTTCTGGCGTGTGCGATCCTGGTGGCCGCGGTCTTCGTTTGGAATCAGGCGGCTCCGGCGGATACTCTGGTGGCGACGCTCGCCTTTGCCATGGCCACGCTCGCCACGGTGGTGTCGGCCCTCTACGCCGAGTTCGAACGGCGCCGCCCATTGGGGGTCGCGTTTTATGCCGGCCAGTGTGCGCTGGACCTCCTGCTGGTTACCGCCGTGGTGCACATCACCGGCGGGTGGAGCTCCCAGTTTGCGGCCTTGTACATCCTGGTGATTGCCAGCGCCTCGCTCCTCCTCCCCTTCCGGGGCGGGCTTGTTGTGGCAGCCTCGGCGTGCGTGCTGTACTCGCTGGATGTCCTCTGGCTACGCCCTGGGACAGGCACCCCATTTGCTGGGGTCGGGGTGCAGCTCTCCGTTTTTGCCGTGGTCGCGGTAGGATCCGGCTATCTGGCCCTGCGGCTGCGTCAGGCTGGCACCGGGCGCGAGGCACTGGCTGCCCAACTGGTCAAAGTGCAGTTGGAGGCAGCGGAGATCCTCCGGACCATTCGTTCGGGCATTCTGACCGTTGATGCGCAAGGGCGCCTGCTGTACGCCAATCCGGCGGCCACGGAGTTGCTGGGGCTCGAACTGCGAGCATTTACCGGTAAGCCGCTGCTGCCCACGCTGATTCAGGTCTCCCCGCAACTGGCAGACCTGTTAGAGCGCAGCGCCCGTGACGGCATCCGTACCACGCGTGCCGAAGGGATCATCCGACGCAATGGCGAGGAGTTCGAGATTGGCGTGACGACGACCGTTGCCGATGGTACGCGACCAGATGGCAGCGTCACCGCCACGGCGATCTTTCAGGACATTTCCGACAGCAAGCGCATTCAGGCGCTGCATATCCGGGCGGAACGGCTCCAGGCGGTGGCGGAACTCAGCGCGTCACTGGCTCACGAGATCCGCAATCCGCTGGCGTCCATTCGCAGCGCCACCGAACAGCTGGCCCGTCGGTACGCCCCGGCACCTGCTGGGGAAGACGACGACGAAGCGATCCTGCACGGCCTCATCGTACGGGAAGCCGATCGTTTGAGTCGCCTCTTGGCCGATTTTCTGGACTTTGCCCGTACGCGGGTCATGCGGCTTGAGTCGCTGGATGTGGGAGCGTTGACGCATACGGCGGCCATGCTGGCGGCGGCCCACCCAGATCGCGGTCCTGGTGTGCAGGTCCAGGTCGATGTTGCCTCCGACCTGCCCCGACTCATGGGCGACGAAGATCTGTTGCACCGTGCGGTGTTCAACCTCGTGCTCAACGCCATTCAGGCGGTGGGCACCGAGGGACATGTGTTTGTGGAAGTGGATCGCCGAGCGCCGGAAGGCGTGGATGGCTCCTCCGTCGCGGTGACGGGGGCGCTGGTAGCGATCACCGTAACGGACGATGGTCCTGGCATTCCCGAAGAGCTCAAGGATCGACTGTTCGAACCATTTGTGAGCGGCAAAGTCGGGGGCACCGGCTTGGGGCTCCCCGTCGTCCACCGGGCCGTGGAAGCGCATCGCGGTGTCGTGCTGGTTGACCGACTTCCCAAAGGCACCCGGTTCTCCGTGGTGCTCCCCGTAACGCCGGCTACGCCGCCCGTATCCCCGGCCATCAGTTCCAACCCGTCTGGAGTCATCGCGTGA
- a CDS encoding hemolysin family protein encodes MLVETPLSSEPELTAATIVVRLLFVLFLVLLNAFFVAAEFALVAVRRSRIDQMAAEGDRSAVVVQKALSQLDRYISGTQLGITLASLALGWIGEPAVAVVVDKVLAQVGIAPAPGAVHTGAGIAMAFLVITFLHIVLGELAPKSIALAKPESVSRWVVRPLMLFSRVMSPFIAMLNGTANRMLRVVGVEPVSEGEHVHSPEELRLLVMQARAHGTLDESDSAMLAGVFDFHNKRAVDVMRPRTDMVAIAEDVELEELIETLRRERYSRYPVYRETADDIVGVFLAKDFWLAEHPETFLLREHLREPLFVPATRGAERVLDDLRRTRAHLAVVLDEYGGTAGIVTMEDLVEEVVGDIADEYDPLSRDALLFDGVLELAGSMSLVDVRSDHKLPIPEGDWSTLGGYAFAALGRLPRVGDRVTYPGGELEVVAMDGRRVAALRVHRRADTAIAGHS; translated from the coding sequence ATGCTTGTTGAAACCCCGTTGTCCTCCGAACCCGAGCTGACCGCCGCCACCATTGTGGTCCGGCTCCTGTTCGTGCTGTTCCTGGTATTGCTCAATGCGTTCTTCGTGGCCGCCGAGTTTGCGCTGGTGGCCGTGCGCCGCAGCCGCATTGACCAAATGGCGGCCGAAGGTGACCGCAGTGCCGTGGTGGTGCAGAAGGCCCTGTCCCAGCTGGACCGGTACATCTCCGGAACCCAGCTTGGCATTACGCTGGCGTCGCTGGCTCTGGGCTGGATTGGTGAGCCGGCGGTGGCGGTGGTCGTGGACAAGGTGCTGGCACAGGTCGGCATTGCCCCGGCCCCGGGAGCCGTACACACCGGCGCCGGCATTGCCATGGCCTTTCTCGTCATCACCTTCCTCCACATCGTGCTGGGGGAGCTGGCGCCCAAGTCCATTGCCTTGGCCAAGCCTGAGTCGGTGAGCCGTTGGGTGGTGCGCCCACTCATGCTCTTTTCACGCGTCATGTCGCCGTTCATTGCCATGCTGAACGGCACCGCCAATCGCATGTTGCGGGTCGTTGGCGTTGAGCCGGTATCCGAAGGCGAGCACGTTCACAGCCCGGAAGAATTGCGGCTGCTGGTCATGCAGGCGCGAGCACACGGCACGCTGGACGAATCCGACTCGGCGATGCTGGCCGGCGTGTTTGACTTTCACAACAAGCGGGCCGTGGATGTCATGCGCCCCCGCACGGATATGGTGGCGATTGCCGAAGACGTGGAGCTCGAGGAACTGATCGAGACGCTGCGACGCGAACGCTATTCACGGTATCCGGTGTATCGAGAGACGGCCGACGATATTGTCGGGGTGTTTCTGGCCAAGGATTTCTGGTTGGCCGAACATCCGGAAACGTTTTTGTTGCGCGAACACCTGCGCGAACCCCTGTTCGTCCCGGCGACTCGCGGAGCGGAGCGGGTATTGGATGACTTGCGCCGGACGCGGGCCCATCTGGCCGTGGTACTCGATGAATACGGCGGAACGGCCGGCATCGTGACCATGGAGGATCTGGTCGAAGAAGTTGTGGGCGACATTGCCGACGAGTACGATCCGCTGTCGCGGGATGCTCTCTTGTTTGACGGCGTGCTCGAGCTGGCCGGATCGATGTCGCTGGTGGATGTGCGTTCCGATCACAAACTGCCCATTCCGGAGGGCGACTGGAGCACGCTGGGCGGGTACGCCTTTGCGGCATTAGGGCGATTACCGCGGGTTGGTGATCGTGTGACGTATCCCGGCGGCGAACTGGAAGTCGTGGCCATGGACGGCCGTCGGGTAGCGGCGCTCCGCGTGCACCGTCGCGCGGACACGGCAATCGCGGGGCATTCATGA
- a CDS encoding class I SAM-dependent methyltransferase, with amino-acid sequence MMPLVRCRRWPTRWVAVVALTGLAACGASAERIARNDGTAAVAMGQDTVGPAAPDGAPASAFPEPKRDVADIVAPRWTDEDARDDAGEFNTVVKLAGIRAGQAVADIGAGDGYYVARLSPLVGASGVVYGQDIVPDYLGLLQRRVRRDGLRNVRVVLGEAHDPRLPAGSVDVAIMIHMYHEITQPFALLWNLATAMRPGGTLVILDLERPTFGHGTPPSLLRCELERVGYTQLTFTRTGPEEYVAIYSAPDSSARPTPAALSASLADTPCRTS; translated from the coding sequence ATGATGCCGTTGGTACGATGCCGCCGCTGGCCAACGCGGTGGGTAGCCGTCGTCGCGCTGACGGGCTTGGCGGCCTGCGGTGCGTCGGCCGAACGTATCGCGCGCAACGATGGGACGGCGGCAGTAGCGATGGGACAGGACACCGTGGGGCCAGCCGCCCCCGACGGCGCACCGGCGAGTGCCTTTCCTGAGCCGAAGCGCGACGTGGCGGACATTGTCGCGCCACGATGGACCGATGAAGATGCCCGGGATGATGCCGGCGAATTCAACACGGTGGTCAAGCTGGCCGGTATTCGTGCCGGTCAGGCGGTGGCCGATATAGGCGCCGGCGACGGCTACTACGTAGCGCGACTGTCGCCACTGGTTGGTGCGAGCGGCGTGGTGTACGGACAGGATATCGTGCCGGACTACCTGGGCTTGCTGCAGCGCCGGGTGCGTCGCGACGGTTTGCGAAACGTGCGCGTGGTGCTGGGCGAGGCGCACGATCCGCGCCTGCCGGCCGGCAGCGTGGACGTTGCCATCATGATTCATATGTACCACGAGATTACGCAGCCCTTTGCGTTGCTCTGGAACCTCGCCACGGCCATGCGCCCCGGTGGCACACTGGTCATACTCGACCTTGAGCGTCCCACGTTCGGACACGGGACGCCGCCTTCGTTGCTTCGCTGTGAACTGGAGCGGGTCGGCTACACGCAACTCACATTCACCCGGACGGGCCCGGAAGAATACGTTGCCATCTACTCAGCGCCCGACAGTTCAGCACGCCCCACGCCTGCCGCGCTGTCGGCGTCGCTGGCGGACACCCCGTGTCGCACGTCATGA
- the arfB gene encoding alternative ribosome rescue aminoacyl-tRNA hydrolase ArfB, translated as MTASDEVLEVAPGVQIPLAELQITAISGGGPGGQHVNKSATRIAVQWNLRTTRALRDDQRAWVLDKLSSRLDTDGALRIVAGEYRSQQQNRRAALERLQQLVARALIVPRARKATRPTRGSVLDRLTSKKQRSATKQQRRRPQDD; from the coding sequence ATGACTGCGTCCGACGAAGTGCTGGAGGTTGCTCCGGGAGTACAGATCCCCTTGGCGGAGCTACAGATCACGGCGATTTCGGGTGGCGGCCCGGGCGGTCAGCACGTGAACAAGAGCGCCACGCGCATTGCCGTGCAGTGGAACCTGCGCACCACGCGCGCCTTGCGTGATGATCAGCGGGCGTGGGTCCTCGACAAGCTGTCGTCGCGACTGGATACCGACGGCGCGCTCCGGATTGTGGCCGGCGAATACCGGAGCCAGCAGCAGAACCGCCGGGCCGCACTGGAGCGACTGCAGCAACTGGTGGCCCGCGCCCTCATTGTGCCACGGGCGCGGAAGGCCACCAGACCAACGCGTGGTTCCGTTCTGGATCGACTGACGTCAAAGAAACAGCGATCGGCAACCAAACAGCAGCGGCGCCGGCCTCAGGACGACTGA